The genomic DNA AGCCCATTGGCATTATAATTGGGATCACTGCTGCAGTGGTTTTTCTTGTTAtaattgttgctgctgttggatTTACAGTCATCAAAAATGGGAAAGGTGAGGAAACCTCCAGTGATGAGCTGGACGAGACTCATGATCTGAACGTAAAACTaaacttgttttattcaaattatgacacaaaaataattttgtgtaaactggaaataaatttgtttatttattctcattatAGCACTTCTTAAAATTGTGATGGATCTTACACAGTTTGATTTATTGACAAATTCCCTTCCTCTTATTGTTTATCGCTTATTAAGATAAACAACTTATATTGTAGATTCTCCTAAAgattaactctttttttctttcttttacctTACAGCTCTCATCAACGGTATTGAATTGTCTGAGAGACTCAATCAAGAAACCAGACTGAAGTCAAATCTGGACTCTAACAGTTAAAACAAGTtcagagcagaagaaaatattcagttcaaTAAATTTGATTGTATGGAGCATTTTGAGTTCTTCATAGCAAGTCTGTAAAGATGTATTAAACTCTGCCTAAATTaagaataacatttattttgtattgtaaTTACATTGTATTTTGTATGTAGtttaaggaaatgtttttttctattaaacaattttacagttttttttctttgtccgTGTAGCAATGAATTAAGCATGCAATATTTTGATTGaacaaagtacaaaacaaatgtCGAAAGCTCAAAAGTTGTCAGTATTACACAAGCACAGGTATTTTGAGAGCATTTTCTCTCTATGTGGCTGGGAGAGGCCcatcagctgttttacaaacGTACCAGAGACGCTGGTTCAATCAAGGTGGAGGCTTCAGGCTGCAGGTGATGAAGGGAATATAGAGTAGCCAGGTGAGGTGGAGGGGCCGTGTGATCACCACTTGAAAGCAGAGCTAACGGTGGTCAGCTGGGCAGAGGTGAAACTCTGCTCTAAATATCTGAGCATttagttaaaaaacattttttatcccCACACTTGCAATCATTAGACCGTTTCTTTACATTAGCAAAAAACATGTCTCTGTTTTTAGGTATGGAAGTGCTCTATGTATATTTTATGCTGAAGGAAGAATTGAAACGAGACAAAGTTTTTAGTTTGCCAGTAAATCTTCATTCCTAACCACACCTGCCATTCCAAGAAGTTGTGGTTGATGACtagaagaataaaatgtaaagcagtTCAATGAACTTCCCCTACAGGGTGGATCCTCCTTTGAAGTGGATCCACCCTTCAGTTCCCTGAAATTAgggaactgaaaaacattttctgtgggTATTATCTTttagtgattttaaaacatgctttaCTTTATCCTGTATTATATCTTGTTAAAGGTAATTTGATGCCAAACATTCATTATctgagctgtttttatttcctgcttttcttcttgGCTCGATGTTATTCTTCTCTTGACAAAGAAACTCCCTCTTGGCTAAAATACTTCTGGTTCAGATTACATAGTATCATTCATTTGAATAGAAATCATAAGCTATAAGTTTGTTGGTAATCTTTTAATTCACCATTGGACAGACGGCAGGTCAGACAGATCTATCTACAGAAACTGGAATAAACCAGATGTGAAGGAAACTTGTGAAATGCTGCTGcttcatttaacaaaatgaaagcaCTGATCAGAAGTAGGACAAACTGGTTTTACTGCTCTACGTTCTTATATAAGACACAGCAATCTTGTGTTGTCTTTGTTACTTTTGTATTTAGCAAAATAATCTAGCTCAGatggttttaaaaagacaaatttatgtACATGAAGGTCACCTGTATTTGTTGAagcattaatgtttttatcatgtgtaaaatatgaaaagatgcAATAGAAACTTCTACCtaataatttatgaaataatcttttttattattataattgtttattttgatggaTTTGTGACTCTGTAAACATGGTAagtaaatttattcaaattttttcagTTCCCATGGAGATACCTTCAGTAAACTGGAACaagatcaaaacagaaaagatttgaATCAACAACATTAAATAATACAGATCCTATCTGTCcaatgctgccctctgctgtcctGATGAAGAAAGTATAAATAACACTAACTGATATTTTCTGTACTGGTTTGAATTCTCTGATCATTAAAATTGATATCAACAGGATAAATAAGTAGATGGTTACTCACACTTATCCAGGGTTCTGCAGGAGGTTTCTTCCTTTCAAAGTGGAGTTCCTCACTGTTCTCACTATGATGGGTTGCTGCAAACTCAACTAGGATGCACCTGACTGCCCACTGTTGCTACTTGCTCATACAGGAGGAGTGATTGCTGTAAAGTTTGTAACTTTATGCAATCgccagttatttatttattgatttttttaaagaaataaaactttttttatgccATGTGAAATTATAACCGATCTTAACATAATTGGTTATGTTATAGAGGagacaaaaaagtcaaactgaTTTGTagattatatttaataaaagatttCCAAAATTTAACACAGCTCCCTTTAGGGTTACAATCTCTACTCAATCCTCATAAATGTCTGTCTTCACAACAGGTCTCTGTCTAAGCTGTTACCTCAGCTGCTAACTTGTCATAGACAATCAAAATGTAGCAGAAAATTGCACAtaatttcctttgttttgctgtttggaTATTCAACATATAGAGTTTCACTATGTCTTTAAATTATATACACTTTTACTGAACATTATGCATatataagaaaattatttattcaattagaaggtgtgtccaaacttttggtctgtactatatatatatttaagtatatgtgagagagtgagagagagattATATCTAATATACATAGTATATATGTTAAATGGGCTTGTGAATTCAGAGCAGGATGCTACATTTCTTGATCTGGATTTTGCAGTCAGTTTCTCAGTGGTATGGTTTCAGACTCTGAGGAACCAAAAAGAGATAAAGTATAAATAATCCCCTAATCTTAGAATTATTTCACAGAGAATTTGgtgaaacaaaagagaaacaaatttcAGGCCTACTTACCATGGATGACTGATCTATCTGAAAGTTAAACAGATTTTTGGGTTTcaatttacaaatataaaataaaacttccaaAGAGAAACTATTCATAATTTTTAAGGTTTCTTAATTCAATGTGAAAAATGGTATGGAAACAGTCATTTGTTTGCTGTAATCTTCAGATTACATCGAGGTTAAatcataataaatacaaaatcttaccgttttttttcttgaaagcaGTAAATGCTAAAGCAGTGATTATGATGGAAATCATTACAGAAATGACAGCAATGATGATGATTTTTCTCTGAGATGATTCATCTGGTCAAAGATAAACCACAAGAACTGATGAGGTAAGAGCATTATGAATGGGTGAAGCTGTTGAATTGAGTCATAAATGTTATGAGAATTGTCGTATTTCTGTGGTAGATATTTGTTGGGATATTATTTTATTaggaagaaataaatgtatagGAAACTGGAATCAGTTTGTGTTGCAAACAGCTCCTACCCAAAGTATTTCTGATACTTTCCATGCAGAATATGTGCATAATTCTCctaattttctgctttaatcaTCACACAACTGTGTTAAATACTAACATATGCGTATTTAACACATATGAGATATTTATGCTCACCCCGGTTGGTCTTGATTACTTCTTTATCCAGCTTGATCAGGATTTTGTCCTCAGCTCCAGTAAACTGAAACACACAGTCATACCTGGCCCAGTCCTCAGGTGGGATTGATGAAATATTCAGATCAACACGATACTGGAATGTATTATCCTCATTGCTGAGGATATCTCCAGGGTCCACACCCTCATGAATCTCCTCTCCATCCTTCCTCCAGAACATCAGGAATCTCTTTGGGTAGAAACCAGTAGCGTGACACCTGACTGGAGAGGAGGGAGTTTTCTGAAGGAGAGAAACTGAGGGGTAACCTGATCATGATGGGGGGAAACAGAAGAGGAAAGGGATGAAGAGGTAAGTTGATGATATAATCAGAGTAAGGCAATGTTGTGTTGatttagttacatttatatGACAATGCAGAGCAAGTTTGTTAGAAAAGATGAGGGAACTACTTGTAATAATATGGcttcaaaagcagaagaaaaagttgTACAACAgcataaatattattgaaaatgtaattttaaagataactctagaaagaaagagacagattCAATGTTGATGCACTAGAAGTACATGCAGTCAGCTCATGAACTGTACCTGTTCTAAACAAATAGCTGTGTCCAGCGACCAAGGAGTAATTAAGAACCTGATAACATCGATTTGTGAGGAGATCTCTGTTAAAAATGAGATCTTGTGTATCCATTTCCCAAAGCTGTTTGAGAAAAAGAGCCTCTTTTCTCAGCGCAATCCATTTCAGTCCATTTAAATCTAATTCAATAAAGTCTTCTCCATCATATCCATACTTCAAAAATCCAGTAACCTCTTTAGTTTCCATGTTCAGTTCACAGCCACCAATCCTCTGTAAAGCATGGATAcctggaacaaaaataatattttgttgtctaaacatagctttaataacatggtggatttttaaacaatgttaaaatgtagaagtgatgaaatgttgaaaacaaatattatctTGAAGTTGGAAGTATAATGattgaagatttttaaaaattacagaacattttgaccacaaaatgaaaaacaaattgattaaaaaaacaaacaagaaacatgAGTTTAATAAgtaattgatttgtttttactttaaattactaaaaattaagaacattaATCTTATCTCTATGAGATAAACTACTAATTAATAAACATACAGTACCTTCACTTTGATTGAATTTCTTCATAAGCTCAGCGATCATGTATCTGAAGAAGGCAGGATTGGTGATAAAGCAACTACTTTCTATAAACTCAAATAGTTTTGGATCAtcactaaatattttcttcacccagtttatttttacataaaatattttgttgttacaGAAAACTCCTTCAATGTCATCCAATTTTCCAGCAATTTCATATACAGGAACATTTCTGAACCCAGAAGATCCAGTGAAGTAAAACTTCAGGAAGTGTGTCTCTGtatgaaaaaaagacattttattataaaaaacatATCATCCTCTTGCTGCGTCCTTGAGTGAAAATCTTTGCTAATATTTATATTCACTTTATATCTCTTCAGAGTTCTGGAGGATCTTTAGTTTATTGTATACTTCTtcattttgtcttcatgtttctttaataaataatgacataAATTTAGCACATTTACACATAGGTTAGggttaaatttacttttttcagaACTAGGTAAAAAACAGatgatttttagatttaaaaaaataccaccaaaacattgtttttaaaaatttttttgtacttaacattttgttacattaaaaaaaatccagccaCAGTGAGAGGATAATGTATAGTCATAAATTctcaactaaaaatatatataaataaaaatgtgcattcTGTGTATGTGTATAAATACTAAGAAAGAAACTGAGGAGTAATCTGAACACTATAGTAGAAAaccaaaaagaggaagaaacaaaGAGTCTTCATGTAAAACACGAGGAAACTGCTTTTAGTAAACAGGTTTCAAAAGCAGAACAAGGAACAAAAAGATAAGTGTTAACATGTATCAACACTTGATACATGTTGATACACTAGAGGTACATTTAGTGATCTATATGTACCTGTTTTTAACAGATTGCTATATCCAACTATCGAAGGAAGCATTGAGAACATAGAGAAATGTTGGTCGTAATGTTGAAACATTTCTCTATTCAACTGTTAGATTATAAATACTCTGTTGTATGAATTCCagccagagagagagaataatGTACTGTTACAGCTTCTCAacagaaaataaccaaaaatcATCAATATAATATTGTCAAAGAAATACTGTTATCAATGAAAAAGACAGCTATAGAAGAGGACCACAAATTCTGCAGTTACATGAAGACAAACGGGAACAAAAGAGGAGTGTGGTAACATCAGATAAGAAGGGAAGGACAGAGATACAATTGTAATTTAAAGCTTATAAGTcaataaatactttgttttttgaaatacacaaaaaccATCTATACATTAGTAAACATGATCTAATTTACcttttaattagaaattaattgatttttttctatttacataGAACCTtgataagtaaataaaacaatatctgg from Gambusia affinis linkage group LG14, SWU_Gaff_1.0, whole genome shotgun sequence includes the following:
- the LOC122843216 gene encoding major histocompatibility complex class I-related gene protein-like; translation: MKCLVILMFCHAISAETHFLKFYFTGSSGFRNVPVYEIAGKLDDIEGVFCNNKIFYVKINWVKKIFSDDPKLFEFIESSCFITNPAFFRYMIAELMKKFNQSEGIHALQRIGGCELNMETKEVTGFLKYGYDGEDFIELDLNGLKWIALRKEALFLKQLWEMDTQDLIFNRDLLTNRCYQVLNYSLVAGHSYLFRTGYPSVSLLQKTPSSPVRCHATGFYPKRFLMFWRKDGEEIHEGVDPGDILSNEDNTFQYRVDLNISSIPPEDWARYDCVFQFTGAEDKILIKLDKEVIKTNRDESSQRKIIIIAVISVMISIIITALAFTAFKKKNDRSVIHESETIPLRN